The Kaustia mangrovi genome has a segment encoding these proteins:
- a CDS encoding FMN-dependent NADH-azoreductase, whose protein sequence is MNILHISASPRVSGSCSRKMGGMLVDRLKSQTHAGSTRRDLTTTPPPLPDADFVDASLRRDDTRNDEHRRNLEPSEELICELEAADAVVIDMPMHNFTVPAAFKAWIDMVVRPGRTFALTPQGKAGLIADRPVVLIVACGEGSATPPNRIS, encoded by the coding sequence ATGAACATCCTTCATATCAGCGCGAGCCCGCGCGTTTCGGGGTCCTGCAGCCGCAAGATGGGCGGCATGCTGGTGGACAGGCTGAAATCGCAGACGCACGCCGGGTCCACGCGCCGCGATCTGACGACGACGCCCCCGCCCCTGCCGGATGCCGATTTCGTCGACGCCAGCCTGCGCCGGGACGACACACGCAACGACGAGCACCGCCGAAACCTCGAACCGTCGGAAGAGCTCATCTGCGAGCTGGAGGCCGCCGACGCGGTCGTGATCGACATGCCGATGCACAATTTCACCGTGCCCGCGGCATTCAAGGCCTGGATCGATATGGTCGTCCGGCCCGGTCGCACATTTGCCCTGACCCCGCAAGGCAAGGCCGGCCTGATCGCGGACCGTCCCGTTGTCCTGATCGTGGCGTGCGGGGAAGGCTCGGCGACTCCGCCCAACCGGATTTCCTGA
- a CDS encoding GNAT family N-acetyltransferase, with product MTTGTDIDVRIVDAEDEVARCFPVMRQLRPHLASETEFVDRWKRQKETGYRLLAAWEGGRPMALAGFRVQENLIFGPHLYVDDLVTDARERSSGLGRILMDRLKAEGQRLGLEMLLLDTPLSNALGHRFYFREGLLARALKFSISLRDTPEGDRR from the coding sequence ATGACGACAGGAACGGACATCGATGTGCGCATTGTCGATGCGGAGGACGAGGTCGCACGCTGCTTTCCGGTCATGCGCCAGTTACGACCGCATCTCGCCTCCGAGACGGAGTTCGTCGACCGGTGGAAACGGCAGAAGGAGACGGGTTATCGCCTCCTCGCCGCATGGGAGGGCGGGCGTCCGATGGCCCTGGCGGGGTTCAGGGTGCAGGAGAATCTCATCTTCGGACCCCACCTCTATGTCGACGATCTCGTGACCGATGCGCGGGAACGAAGCAGCGGTCTCGGCCGAATCCTCATGGACCGCCTGAAGGCCGAGGGGCAGCGGCTCGGGCTGGAGATGCTGCTTCTGGATACCCCGCTGTCCAACGCGCTGGGGCACCGCTTCTATTTCCGCGAAGGATTGCTCGCGCGGGCGCTCAAGTTCTCCATTTCTCTTCGGGACACTCCGGAGGGCGACCGGCGATGA
- a CDS encoding carboxymuconolactone decarboxylase family protein yields the protein MPHETSRPAYDAFATSQAAAHAALIALGKAVDDGGLDKDLTELVKLRVSQMNGCAFCIQLHLNIARKLGVDETKLGLVPAWRDAGVFSTRERAALRWAELLTRPNGEGAPDEAWAALRECFDEREATLLTVTVGTINAWNRIAIGLCFDPPRPQAKAE from the coding sequence ATGCCACACGAGACGAGCAGGCCCGCCTATGACGCCTTCGCGACATCCCAGGCGGCCGCCCATGCCGCGCTGATCGCGCTTGGAAAGGCCGTCGACGACGGCGGGCTCGACAAGGACCTTACGGAACTCGTGAAGCTGCGCGTCTCGCAGATGAATGGCTGTGCCTTCTGCATCCAGCTTCACCTGAACATCGCCCGCAAGCTGGGTGTCGACGAGACCAAGCTCGGCCTCGTGCCGGCCTGGCGCGATGCCGGCGTCTTCTCGACGCGCGAGAGGGCGGCCCTGCGCTGGGCGGAATTGCTGACGCGGCCGAATGGCGAGGGCGCGCCGGACGAGGCCTGGGCAGCCTTGCGCGAATGCTTCGATGAGCGGGAGGCGACGTTGCTGACGGTCACGGTCGGCACGATCAACGCCTGGAACCGCATCGCCATCGGGCTGTGCTTCGACCCTCCACGTCCACAGGCCAAGGCGGAGTGA
- a CDS encoding MarR family winged helix-turn-helix transcriptional regulator, translating into MSKTDSRDGPSLPGPGEGKRGEDGYIGYLLRQAANAYETHLSRVLGDLGVTPPQFSVMTMIAAYPGLSNADIARLAFLTPQTVGVTVANLVRAGVVSKRPHAVHGRIQQLELTDRGRELLDAAKRRVDAVETELVEGVDDAGERTLRRWLAQISSCLSNG; encoded by the coding sequence ATGAGCAAGACGGACTCCCGAGACGGTCCTTCCCTGCCTGGCCCGGGGGAGGGAAAGCGTGGCGAGGATGGCTATATAGGCTATCTGCTTCGACAGGCGGCGAATGCGTATGAGACCCATCTCTCGCGCGTGCTTGGAGATCTCGGCGTAACGCCGCCGCAATTCTCGGTGATGACGATGATCGCCGCCTATCCGGGGCTTTCGAACGCCGATATTGCCCGGTTGGCGTTTCTGACCCCGCAAACGGTCGGCGTCACTGTCGCCAATCTCGTGAGGGCCGGCGTCGTCTCGAAACGCCCCCATGCCGTCCACGGCCGCATTCAGCAGCTCGAGCTGACCGACAGAGGACGTGAACTGCTCGACGCCGCGAAACGACGTGTCGACGCTGTCGAGACGGAGCTGGTGGAAGGCGTCGACGACGCCGGCGAGCGAACGTTGAGACGATGGCTCGCCCAGATCTCTTCGTGCCTGTCGAATGGCTGA
- a CDS encoding LysR family transcriptional regulator has translation MDSLGALNVFVQAAEARSFTVAGRQLGVSSSAVGKAVARLEDRLGVRLFHRSTRAITLTPEGRLFLERCRRIFCEMEAAELELSQSRAHPGGVLRVSLPLVGMLMMPSLSAFMRAWPDIELDLDFTDRLVDVIEEGFDAAIRTGDPDDSRLMTRSLGTFRYRLVGAPGYFERYGVPRSPADLAGHRCLRHRYPSTGKLEEWCLADEDGAPVETMARASVSSAIEPLLYMAEQGLGLACLPDFAVRDRLATGALVSVLDDAVRHTGTFRILWPSSRHLSPKLRVFVDFMADNLLSGHSP, from the coding sequence ATGGACAGCCTTGGCGCGCTCAACGTCTTCGTTCAGGCGGCGGAGGCCCGCAGTTTCACGGTTGCGGGACGCCAGCTCGGCGTGTCGTCATCTGCTGTCGGAAAGGCCGTCGCGCGGCTCGAGGACCGCCTCGGCGTGAGACTGTTTCACCGCTCGACCCGCGCCATCACGCTGACGCCGGAAGGCCGCCTGTTCCTGGAACGCTGCCGCCGGATCTTCTGCGAGATGGAGGCGGCCGAACTGGAGCTCTCGCAGTCGCGCGCGCATCCCGGCGGCGTGCTGCGGGTCAGCCTGCCATTGGTTGGTATGCTGATGATGCCGAGCTTGTCCGCCTTCATGCGGGCCTGGCCGGATATCGAGCTGGACCTCGACTTCACCGACCGCCTTGTCGACGTCATCGAGGAGGGCTTCGATGCGGCGATCCGCACCGGCGATCCCGACGATTCCAGATTGATGACGCGGTCGCTTGGCACGTTTCGCTACAGGCTGGTCGGCGCGCCGGGCTATTTCGAACGATACGGCGTTCCCCGCTCCCCTGCCGATCTGGCAGGCCACCGGTGTCTGCGCCATCGCTACCCCTCCACAGGCAAGCTGGAAGAGTGGTGTCTTGCCGACGAAGACGGTGCCCCGGTCGAAACGATGGCAAGGGCATCCGTCTCAAGCGCGATAGAGCCCCTGCTCTACATGGCCGAGCAGGGGCTGGGGCTAGCCTGCCTGCCGGATTTCGCAGTGCGAGACCGGCTTGCAACAGGCGCGCTTGTGAGCGTGCTGGACGACGCCGTCCGCCATACCGGCACGTTCCGCATCCTGTGGCCGTCGAGCCGGCATCTGTCGCCGAAGCTGCGCGTCTTCGTCGACTTCATGGCAGACAATCTTCTGTCCGGGCACTCGCCGTAG
- a CDS encoding MFS transporter, protein MTELGDRIGAPPGAETSSPASDRLPWGGLLALSMAAFVTILTEALPAGLLPQIGAGLGVSEAAAGQLVTVYAVGSLMAAIPLTVFTQGVRRRPLLLAAIGGFLVANTLTAVSGSYGLTLAARFVAGVSAGLLWALAAGYAARMAPEHLKGRAIAVAMAGTPLALSLGVPAGTFLGAVISWRACFGLMSGLTVILIVWVLARVPDFAGEPAGERRSLRSVVARPGIRPVLFVVLAYVIAHNILYTYIAPFLDAAGMVARTDTVLLVFGIASLVSIWIVGVLIDRRLRELTLFSTALFGLSAAALWIWGDVPAVIYGASAVWGLAFGGCATLFQTASAKTAGPAADIAQSMLVTTWNTAIAGGGLVGGVLLDRLGVGAFAPSLLVLLIATFAVTLAARRHGFPLHRPL, encoded by the coding sequence ATGACCGAGCTCGGAGATCGCATCGGTGCGCCCCCGGGCGCTGAGACGTCATCGCCTGCGTCGGACCGTCTGCCCTGGGGCGGCCTGCTCGCGCTGTCCATGGCGGCCTTCGTCACCATCCTGACCGAGGCCTTGCCCGCGGGGCTTCTGCCCCAGATCGGCGCCGGCCTCGGCGTCTCGGAGGCGGCGGCGGGGCAACTTGTCACCGTCTACGCCGTGGGCTCGCTCATGGCGGCAATCCCGTTGACGGTCTTCACGCAAGGGGTGCGCCGCCGTCCGCTCCTGCTCGCAGCGATCGGCGGATTCCTGGTGGCGAACACGCTCACCGCTGTCTCCGGCAGCTATGGGCTGACGCTGGCTGCGCGCTTCGTGGCCGGTGTTTCGGCAGGATTGCTCTGGGCGCTGGCTGCCGGCTATGCCGCGCGCATGGCGCCCGAACATCTCAAGGGCCGGGCGATTGCGGTCGCCATGGCGGGAACGCCGCTGGCGCTCTCGCTCGGCGTGCCGGCGGGAACGTTCCTCGGGGCGGTCATAAGCTGGCGTGCCTGCTTCGGCCTGATGAGCGGGCTCACCGTCATCCTGATTGTCTGGGTGCTGGCCAGAGTTCCGGATTTCGCCGGCGAGCCTGCCGGAGAGCGCCGGTCGCTGAGAAGCGTCGTCGCGCGTCCGGGAATTCGGCCGGTGCTGTTCGTCGTGCTCGCCTATGTGATCGCCCACAACATTCTCTACACCTATATCGCGCCGTTTCTCGACGCCGCGGGCATGGTGGCGCGAACCGACACCGTGCTCCTGGTCTTCGGCATCGCGTCGTTGGTCAGCATCTGGATCGTGGGCGTGCTGATCGACCGGCGCTTGCGGGAACTGACCCTGTTCAGCACGGCGCTGTTCGGCCTCTCCGCCGCCGCGCTCTGGATCTGGGGCGACGTGCCGGCGGTCATCTATGGCGCGTCCGCCGTCTGGGGGCTCGCTTTCGGAGGGTGCGCGACGCTGTTTCAAACGGCGAGCGCCAAGACCGCGGGCCCGGCGGCGGACATCGCCCAGTCCATGCTGGTGACGACCTGGAATACCGCCATCGCCGGGGGCGGGCTTGTCGGCGGCGTCCTGCTCGACCGGCTTGGCGTCGGCGCCTTTGCCCCGAGCCTGCTGGTCCTGCTCATCGCGACCTTTGCCGTGACGCTCGCCGCGCGCCGGCACGGATTTCCGCTCCACCGTCCTCTCTGA
- a CDS encoding SAM-dependent methyltransferase gives MTHTLSSRLQAIVEALPLRPGLRVLEIGCGPGAMARVMAAGIGDGHVLAIDRSARAIAQAETGSRAELESGRLSFRQVDVEAFELRDGDAPFDIAIAVRVGALDGRHPKSGEAARRRIAAALTPGGRLFIDGGNPLREIDLSAYRQ, from the coding sequence ATGACACACACCCTTTCTTCGCGACTGCAAGCCATCGTTGAGGCGCTGCCGCTCCGTCCGGGACTGCGCGTGCTGGAGATCGGGTGCGGTCCCGGCGCGATGGCCCGGGTAATGGCGGCGGGCATAGGCGACGGCCATGTCCTCGCCATCGACCGCTCCGCCAGGGCCATCGCGCAGGCCGAGACGGGATCGCGCGCCGAGCTGGAAAGCGGCCGCCTGAGCTTTCGGCAGGTCGACGTGGAGGCGTTCGAGTTGCGCGACGGGGATGCGCCTTTCGACATCGCCATCGCGGTGCGCGTGGGTGCGCTGGACGGCCGGCATCCGAAGTCCGGCGAAGCCGCCAGGCGCAGGATCGCGGCGGCCCTCACGCCCGGCGGACGTCTCTTCATCGACGGCGGCAACCCGCTACGCGAGATCGATCTCAGCGCCTATCGCCAATGA
- a CDS encoding MFS transporter produces the protein MEQAETHASARSISGLTAALALSMLLASLGTSIANIALPTLVLAFSAPFAQVQAVVVAYLAALTISVVIAGRLGDCFGLKPMLVSGLAIFAVASAMCAMAPNLWVLVGARAVQGVGAAFLMTLAMALMRQTSSEARVGRAMGLLGTVSALGTALGPTLGGVLIPVTGWRGIFWVQVPLAVLALVLAIAMLRDTPGKQKARSAGLRWSVPNRSLTPNLLVNVLVAAVMMTTLVVGPFYLGLGLGLEEALVGFLMAIGPAISIVSGIPAGRLVDAWGSARVLAMGLAFLAAGAFLLAVLPNMIGVTGYVLSIVVLTPGYQLFQAANNTAALAEIPKDRRGTVSGLLALSRNFGLIAGASVMGAVFAYGVGTENFGYATPAAIATGMQLTFLLAGGMMIVAIGVAVGHRNPAKRPQ, from the coding sequence ATGGAACAAGCAGAAACGCACGCATCGGCAAGGTCGATATCGGGACTCACGGCCGCGTTGGCTCTATCGATGCTTCTGGCGTCGCTTGGAACCAGCATCGCCAATATTGCGCTGCCGACGTTGGTTCTGGCGTTTTCTGCACCGTTCGCCCAGGTGCAGGCGGTCGTCGTCGCCTATCTCGCCGCCCTGACGATCTCGGTCGTCATCGCGGGCCGCCTCGGCGACTGTTTCGGATTGAAGCCGATGCTCGTCAGCGGCTTGGCGATCTTCGCCGTCGCCTCGGCAATGTGCGCGATGGCGCCAAACCTTTGGGTGCTGGTCGGTGCGCGGGCGGTTCAGGGTGTCGGCGCGGCCTTCCTGATGACGCTCGCCATGGCATTGATGCGCCAGACGTCGAGCGAGGCCCGCGTGGGCCGTGCCATGGGGTTGCTCGGCACGGTGTCTGCGCTGGGGACGGCGCTGGGCCCGACGCTCGGCGGGGTGTTGATCCCTGTGACGGGATGGCGTGGCATCTTCTGGGTGCAGGTACCGCTGGCGGTTCTGGCCTTGGTGCTTGCCATCGCAATGCTGCGGGATACCCCCGGCAAGCAGAAGGCGCGTTCGGCGGGCCTGCGGTGGTCGGTGCCGAACAGGAGCCTTACGCCCAATCTCCTCGTCAATGTTCTGGTCGCCGCCGTCATGATGACGACATTGGTGGTCGGCCCCTTCTATCTCGGCCTCGGTCTTGGCCTGGAGGAAGCGCTGGTCGGGTTTCTCATGGCGATCGGTCCGGCGATCTCCATCGTCAGCGGCATTCCTGCCGGCCGGCTCGTCGATGCATGGGGGAGCGCTCGCGTGCTTGCCATGGGGCTCGCTTTCCTGGCCGCGGGGGCTTTCCTTCTGGCGGTCCTGCCGAACATGATCGGCGTGACCGGATATGTGCTTTCCATCGTTGTTCTGACGCCGGGCTACCAGCTTTTCCAGGCCGCCAACAACACGGCCGCGCTGGCGGAAATCCCCAAGGACCGGCGCGGCACGGTCTCGGGACTTCTCGCCCTGTCGCGCAACTTCGGCCTGATCGCGGGGGCATCGGTCATGGGCGCCGTTTTCGCCTACGGCGTGGGGACAGAGAATTTTGGCTATGCGACCCCTGCGGCGATCGCGACGGGGATGCAGCTGACCTTCCTGCTGGCCGGCGGCATGATGATCGTCGCAATCGGGGTTGCTGTCGGGCATCGCAATCCCGCCAAACGCCCGCAGTAA
- a CDS encoding winged helix-turn-helix transcriptional regulator, translated as MNDKSEHHSPFICGLDAALRVVGGKWKPLILFFLAKGTMRYGELKRAVKGVSDKVLIQQLKELEAHGIITRTDYKEIPPRVDYGLTPLGKALAEALQPLCVWGEENTPAIAAAIEP; from the coding sequence ATGAACGATAAAAGCGAACATCACTCCCCTTTCATCTGCGGCCTGGACGCAGCGCTTCGGGTTGTTGGCGGAAAATGGAAGCCGCTCATCCTGTTCTTCCTGGCCAAAGGTACGATGCGATACGGCGAGTTGAAGCGAGCCGTGAAAGGCGTAAGCGATAAGGTGCTCATTCAGCAGCTCAAAGAGCTGGAAGCACATGGGATCATCACGCGCACCGATTACAAAGAGATACCGCCGAGGGTGGATTACGGCCTGACACCGCTTGGCAAAGCGCTGGCCGAAGCGCTCCAGCCATTGTGTGTTTGGGGCGAGGAGAACACACCGGCGATCGCGGCTGCTATCGAGCCATAG
- a CDS encoding NADPH-dependent F420 reductase: MACDTAPDILYPYPVRLQRLDHLGGHEVKIGIIGAGMVGKTLATGLAEKGHQVRLANSRGPESVAESLGASTAKVTPSSTSATLACDLVFLTVPWTKVRDVLRSGGPKDGRILVDATNIFLRFPPEALIDDLKGDSGSEIVARLAPEARVVKAFNTLPFTTMFAPLPDGMERVLFVAGDDTMAVASVSDLIVELGLHPVPLGPLAQAGRLMELGGPLSGLELLTPAKEEA; this comes from the coding sequence ATGGCCTGCGACACCGCCCCTGACATTCTGTATCCGTATCCCGTCAGGCTCCAGAGGCTCGATCATCTCGGGGGACACGAAGTGAAAATCGGAATCATCGGCGCTGGCATGGTTGGAAAGACCCTCGCCACGGGGCTTGCAGAGAAGGGCCATCAGGTTCGCCTCGCAAACAGCCGGGGACCGGAGAGCGTGGCTGAAAGCCTGGGCGCGTCGACCGCCAAGGTGACGCCCAGTTCCACATCGGCAACTCTTGCCTGCGATCTCGTCTTTCTCACTGTGCCATGGACGAAGGTCAGGGATGTGCTGAGGTCCGGCGGTCCAAAGGACGGCCGGATTCTCGTCGACGCGACGAACATCTTCCTGCGCTTCCCGCCCGAAGCGCTCATCGATGATTTGAAAGGCGACTCGGGCAGTGAGATCGTCGCTCGACTGGCGCCAGAGGCCCGCGTGGTAAAAGCGTTCAACACGCTGCCGTTCACGACGATGTTCGCGCCTCTTCCTGACGGCATGGAGCGTGTTCTTTTTGTTGCCGGTGACGACACTATGGCTGTGGCGTCAGTCTCAGACCTCATCGTTGAACTCGGACTTCACCCCGTTCCGCTTGGGCCCCTCGCACAAGCCGGCCGGCTAATGGAACTCGGCGGTCCGCTTTCCGGCCTGGAACTGCTGACGCCCGCAAAGGAAGAAGCCTGA
- a CDS encoding DUF3644 domain-containing protein yields the protein MPERKRGHHLERWEIALVKAMLATKRYNDQDILAYFTRPTRSINHRLISEIRSEKKHKAIKAASADQLSAYLRCWPDVDAETGLSLRGDELLVKAREAMIAAVHNFNSAGLHFRAEIFITTAMISWTYLCHAWFKREGIDYRYKKNGQFKLLKSGAEAYWELGKCLRNNKLPITKGIRQNLELLLELRHEIEHRSTDRIDDALGPLMQACCINFNEAIRSWFGVQFGLERRLPIALQFVTFDAAQAAGLKKATALPAAIASTMDAFHSKMSDDELRDLAFTYRVAFVPKLGSKANKSDIAVEFVKPDSEEARAINAVLLKEVDKARYTARQVITAMHEEGFPRFNQTHHTALWKELGGKDPERGFGRAGDYKGTWVWFDSWVARVRAHCQENAEKYVAAP from the coding sequence ATGCCTGAGCGCAAACGCGGTCATCATCTCGAACGCTGGGAAATTGCGCTCGTCAAGGCAATGCTGGCGACCAAGAGGTACAATGATCAAGACATTCTAGCCTACTTCACGCGCCCAACACGATCGATCAACCACCGGCTGATCTCCGAAATCCGTTCGGAGAAGAAGCATAAAGCGATCAAAGCGGCAAGCGCAGACCAGCTGTCGGCGTATTTGCGCTGCTGGCCTGACGTAGATGCTGAGACTGGCCTGAGCCTGCGGGGCGACGAACTGCTGGTAAAGGCGCGGGAAGCGATGATTGCGGCGGTTCATAATTTCAATTCTGCAGGCCTGCATTTTCGTGCGGAGATATTCATCACTACCGCGATGATATCTTGGACCTATTTGTGTCACGCCTGGTTCAAACGTGAAGGCATCGATTACCGGTACAAAAAGAATGGCCAATTTAAACTGTTGAAGAGTGGAGCCGAGGCGTACTGGGAATTGGGAAAATGCTTACGCAACAACAAGCTTCCTATTACTAAGGGCATCCGACAGAATCTTGAATTGCTGCTTGAATTGCGTCACGAGATCGAACATCGCTCAACTGATAGGATCGACGACGCTCTCGGGCCACTGATGCAGGCATGTTGCATCAATTTTAACGAAGCGATCCGCTCGTGGTTCGGCGTACAGTTCGGCCTAGAACGCCGCTTGCCGATTGCCCTACAGTTCGTAACGTTCGATGCCGCTCAGGCTGCAGGTCTGAAAAAGGCAACCGCTTTGCCGGCGGCAATCGCATCGACGATGGACGCTTTTCATTCGAAGATGAGTGACGACGAACTAAGGGACCTAGCCTTCACCTACCGGGTTGCTTTCGTACCGAAGCTTGGCAGCAAGGCGAATAAGTCCGATATCGCCGTGGAGTTCGTCAAACCGGATTCTGAGGAAGCAAGAGCGATTAATGCTGTTCTCCTTAAAGAAGTTGACAAAGCTCGGTACACTGCACGACAGGTGATAACCGCGATGCACGAGGAGGGCTTCCCTCGCTTTAACCAGACACATCACACCGCCCTCTGGAAGGAGTTGGGCGGGAAAGATCCAGAAAGAGGTTTTGGGAGGGCTGGAGACTACAAAGGCACTTGGGTCTGGTTCGACAGCTGGGTTGCGCGCGTTCGCGCGCATTGTCAGGAGAATGCAGAGAAGTATGTCGCTGCACCGTGA
- a CDS encoding long-chain-fatty-acid--CoA ligase yields the protein MAGQAPGEPRAGDAHADFPWLGSYPDGIDWHADLPPRPLHDIFDEAVRRHSSRPCTIFLGQTLSYGEIGELTERLAAGLSRAGLEPGTRVALVLPNTPYYIVAYYALLKLGAVVVNVNPLYTVEEMDHQFRDAGCEMAVTLDLAMLFDKVHALVERGTIPHALVCPFADLLPTVKKWLFRLFKRREVADTAAAVRADSLLHFRELTGTSGTYPRHEPDIGSDLAVLQYTGGTTGTPKGAMLTHANLSANIQQISLWFAGAREGEEVMLAVLPFFHVFGMTGVMNFGLSQGYSLVLMPRFDLDEAIGLIRRYRPTILPGVPTLFNALMNSETLSGEDLSSLSYCVSGGAPLPLEVRRGFEERAQCSLVEGYGLSETSPVTNLNPFKGLRKDGSIGQPVPGTVEEIRSLDDPASPVPPGEKGELCIAGPQVMKGYWNNEAETEQSFTGAFFRTGDVGYMDEDGFVYLVDRIKDIIVCSGFNVYPRRIEEAIYEHPAVEETTVVGVSDDYRGETPKAYIRLRAGQSLGEDELRAFLEPKLSKIEMPDYFEFRDELPKTLVGKLSKKELREGADSGDESDGKADP from the coding sequence GTGGCGGGACAGGCGCCCGGAGAACCCCGTGCAGGAGATGCACACGCCGATTTTCCCTGGCTCGGCAGCTATCCGGACGGGATCGACTGGCACGCGGATCTGCCCCCTCGGCCGCTGCACGACATCTTCGACGAGGCCGTCCGGCGGCATTCCTCGAGACCCTGCACGATCTTCCTCGGGCAGACGCTGAGCTATGGCGAGATCGGCGAGCTGACCGAGCGCCTTGCCGCCGGTCTGTCGCGGGCGGGGCTCGAGCCCGGCACGCGGGTCGCGCTCGTCCTGCCCAACACGCCCTATTACATCGTCGCCTATTACGCGCTGCTCAAGCTCGGTGCCGTCGTCGTCAACGTCAATCCGCTCTACACGGTGGAGGAGATGGACCACCAGTTCCGCGACGCGGGCTGCGAGATGGCGGTGACGCTCGATCTGGCCATGCTGTTCGACAAGGTTCACGCCCTTGTCGAGCGCGGCACGATCCCGCATGCGCTCGTCTGCCCCTTCGCGGACCTCCTGCCGACGGTCAAGAAATGGCTGTTCAGGCTGTTCAAGCGCCGCGAAGTCGCCGATACGGCCGCCGCGGTCCGCGCCGACAGCCTCCTCCACTTCCGCGAGCTGACCGGAACTTCCGGAACATATCCCCGCCACGAGCCCGATATCGGGAGCGATCTCGCCGTCCTGCAATATACCGGCGGCACCACGGGAACGCCCAAGGGGGCGATGCTGACCCATGCCAATCTGAGCGCGAATATCCAGCAGATCAGCCTGTGGTTCGCCGGCGCGCGCGAGGGTGAAGAGGTGATGCTCGCCGTCCTGCCCTTCTTCCACGTCTTCGGCATGACGGGGGTGATGAATTTCGGCCTGTCGCAGGGCTATTCGCTCGTTCTGATGCCGCGCTTCGATCTCGACGAGGCAATCGGGCTGATCCGCCGGTACCGGCCGACGATCCTTCCCGGCGTGCCGACGCTCTTCAATGCGCTCATGAACAGCGAGACGCTGAGCGGGGAGGATCTCTCCTCCCTCTCCTATTGCGTGTCCGGCGGCGCGCCGCTGCCGCTGGAGGTTCGGCGCGGCTTCGAGGAGCGCGCGCAGTGCAGCCTTGTGGAGGGGTACGGCCTGAGCGAGACCTCGCCCGTCACCAACCTGAACCCGTTCAAGGGCCTGCGCAAGGACGGCTCCATCGGCCAGCCGGTGCCGGGAACCGTGGAGGAGATCCGCTCGCTCGACGATCCGGCCAGCCCCGTGCCGCCCGGGGAGAAGGGCGAGCTGTGCATCGCCGGCCCCCAGGTCATGAAGGGCTACTGGAACAACGAGGCGGAGACGGAGCAGAGCTTCACGGGCGCGTTCTTCCGCACCGGCGATGTCGGCTATATGGACGAGGACGGCTTCGTCTATCTGGTCGACCGGATCAAGGACATCATCGTGTGCTCCGGCTTCAACGTCTATCCGCGCCGCATCGAGGAGGCGATCTACGAGCACCCCGCCGTGGAGGAGACGACGGTGGTCGGCGTGTCCGACGACTATCGCGGCGAGACGCCCAAGGCCTATATCCGGCTGAGGGCCGGCCAGTCGCTCGGCGAGGACGAGCTGAGGGCGTTCCTCGAGCCCAAGCTGTCGAAGATCGAGATGCCCGATTATTTCGAGTTCCGCGACGAGCTGCCGAAGACGCTTGTCGGCAAGCTGTCGAAGAAGGAGCTGCGCGAGGGCGCCGACAGCGGCGATGAGAGCGACGGAAAGGCGGACCCATAG